A region from the Phycisphaerales bacterium genome encodes:
- a CDS encoding PilZ domain-containing protein, whose amino-acid sequence MKDHADLDDIEGTMSAGPTPSNGPEKTPPQSAEAPASSPPVVRVTIKASGITSTGGNDKYSNLINQRRHGRVRCQNVHCNLGDVQDISASGMRIITRWKPPGPNHVFPIEIDSIDGLIVLEARAMWSKRVGWFKREIGLRFESVPRDASEALARLARAAAYNETIRPDIDKFRHAS is encoded by the coding sequence ATGAAGGACCACGCGGATCTCGACGATATCGAGGGCACTATGAGCGCTGGACCCACTCCATCGAACGGCCCTGAGAAGACCCCACCCCAATCGGCGGAGGCGCCCGCCTCCAGTCCGCCAGTGGTTCGCGTCACCATCAAGGCGTCGGGCATCACGAGCACGGGCGGGAACGACAAGTACTCGAACCTGATCAACCAGCGCCGTCACGGGCGCGTGCGGTGCCAGAACGTGCACTGCAATCTCGGCGATGTGCAGGACATCTCGGCGAGCGGGATGCGGATCATCACGCGCTGGAAACCGCCTGGCCCGAACCACGTCTTCCCGATCGAGATCGACAGCATCGACGGGCTGATCGTGCTCGAGGCTCGGGCGATGTGGTCCAAGCGCGTCGGCTGGTTCAAGCGCGAGATCGGGCTTCGCTTCGAGAGCGTGCCGCGTGACGCGTCGGAGGCCCTGGCCCGGCTGGCGCGGGCGGCGGCATACAACGAGACCATCCGCCCGGACATCGACAAGTTCCGTCACGCGTCCTGA